The Pseudorasbora parva isolate DD20220531a chromosome 19, ASM2467924v1, whole genome shotgun sequence genomic sequence AGTCTgtagtctctgctctaattcatcctaaatgtgttctatcgggttgaggtcaggactctgtgcaggccagtcaagttcctccacaccaaactcactcatctaTGTCTTTATGGACTTTGCTTTGTCATGTTAGAACAGGAAgtggccatccccaaactgttcccataaagttgggagcatgaaattgtctatAATTGTCTTGGTGTGCTgcagcattaagagttcctttcactggaactaaggggccaagcccaactccTGGAAAACAACCCCACATCATAATCCcctctccaccaaactttatacttggcacaatgcagtcaggcaagtatcattctcctggcaaccaccaaacccagactcgtacACCGGATTGCCAGGCAGAGCGAGgcatgattggtcactccagagagcACGTCTCCACTgttctagagtccagtggcggattgctttacaccactgcatctgacactTAGTGATGTAAAGCCTGGATGCAGCTgttcggccatggaaacccattccatgaagcgtCATGGCTGAGtttctgttgttcccaattgcttccactttgttatatcACCATTAACAGTTAACCGTGGATTATTTAGTAGTGAGTACATGTCAtgaaatggacttattgcacaaatggcccggtaccacgcttgaattgaCTGAGTTCCTGAGAGCGATTCATTGTTTcagaaatgtttgtagaagccgtctgcatgcctaggtgcttgatttgaTATACCTTtgaccatggaagtgattggagcACCTGAATTGGAGGggcgtcccaatacttttggtcaTATTATAAACTGATGTCGTCAAATATAGGTAtgcattttttgtgtgtaatttcCTATttgtcctcctccgtttcagtGCTCTGTTGGCTCTCAGGTAGCTGTGAGGGTGGGAGGCAATTTCTACTTTGACCCTCAGCCTTCTGACCCCGTGGTCGACCTGTTGCTGGTAGCTGGTGGTGTGGGCATCAACCCTCTGTACTCCATCCTGCTTCATGCAGCCGATCTGCTCAGACATGCTGATAGTCATAGGTACacaccaggacacacacacctgtgctacAGTGCCAAGAACACCAAAGAGCTACTCTTCAAGGCAAGTATATGTACTCTTGACTCGTCACTGAAGTGGGATTGAAGATGCCAACTGATTTTGATATATCTGTTCTATTTAGAACACCATTATTGACATTTGTCATGAGCGACCAGATAGATTATCCTGCAATTTCAACATTACCCAGCAGAGCTCTGACATTGAGCAAGAACTTCAGCCTTACACCATAAGTGAGTAGAAACATCTACAGTTTATATTTTAGCTCTCTTAAAGTTACCTAAAGTTTTAATTCATGAAACTGTTTTCAGATATAATGtcacatgagatattttttaatCTCTGCAGGTGGAAGGATATCAGAAGAGGAGCTTCAGCGCTATGTAGATTCAGAGCGCACATTGTGTTATCTTTGTGGTCCTCCTCCTATGATAGAGAAAGTGAGTTCAGACCTGCAGAGAATCGGCCTGCCGGAGGACAGAATCCTTTTTGAGAAATGGTGGTAGCTTTACAACTCCGCCCAAAGCAAAGGCCCCAGTGATGGATTCATTTGCATCTGTGTCATCATAGAAACAGACTATAATGGCAATGGACCTGTAATAACTTTGAGATCTGCTGAAACGCACAACAGACACTGTCTGCATTCTCCACATTTGAACAAACTATTTTCTAGACTATTTCTATTATACCTCATTTTAAAGATGGACTCAACAAATTGACCATAACAAGCGCTGTAATGCTCTACATTATAGTTCATTTGCTGGTTAATGTCAGAAGTCCTACTTTGAGGGCATGTTGAAAGATGGCACACTCAGAttgcactgttttttttttttttttttttttttagatctgTGAATAATAATATATGTTGTTTGCGTTTTAGAAcacatatttattaattaaaacattCTTCACAGGGgcctataaattattttaaaagtaaaacatttttgctaTATTTAATATAGTCCTAATTTGCTAAAAGGCGCTAAACCTGGTAGAACGccctttaaagtcaccatgaaatcaaaattgtataatattgtagtattaatatttagtcaaaataacttcccctccctcttgcaacatctcttctctaatgtttactgACATGAGGGAAGGACATCCTGTCACTCACATTAAATCACAACACATCCAACAATACAATCAATTCCAGATAGACAAAATCAATTCTCACCCTAAATTTTTTTCGTGTCAAAAAGCTTCACTTGGATATCCACCAATCATgcaaaacattatgacctaatattgtattggttccccttttgctgccaaaacagccctggccCGGAGCATGGTCTCCACT encodes the following:
- the oxnad1 gene encoding oxidoreductase NAD-binding domain-containing protein 1, yielding MSVPCFVRTVARSFAGGSKLFRPAVLYSCKDTVTRKMSSRRQTDHLERTASVHRDMELFSARVSDIMNESDAVKRLRLEVPHPDFSFRAGQWVDFFIPGVETVGGFSICSNPGLLQREGAIELAVKYTHHPPAHWIHTKCSVGSQVAVRVGGNFYFDPQPSDPVVDLLLVAGGVGINPLYSILLHAADLLRHADSHRYTPGHTHLCYSAKNTKELLFKNTIIDICHERPDRLSCNFNITQQSSDIEQELQPYTISGRISEEELQRYVDSERTLCYLCGPPPMIEKVSSDLQRIGLPEDRILFEKWW